AACTTGAATAGTTATTAAATAGTTAATTTACAATTGAATATATTATGTTCTGTACAGTAATTTGTATTCACCAAGATATCATATCATAATACAACATGGCAAATTCTAAAGTAAAAAGGTATAAAGGAGTTTATTATGTGAGTTTTATGTTTTACTAGCTTTTGGGGGAATCTTCTGCAGAATAACGTAATGATTTTGTATCCCAGAGAAGCTTAGGTAGCTGGCGGCTACCAGAGAAGCTTATTGTAGCTGGTGGTTAGTTTATTCAGTTTATATTATTCGGAGCTTCTAGCATATACGCCTGTATTTCAGAATGTGTCATCTGCACGTAACACCAATGTATCGAACATTGCtaacaaatagcaaaaaaataaaaataatttaaaaaataataataattaaactaTGCTACTATGCCATTATCTACATGGTAAAAACCAACTCAGaataagaaatggaaatagTAAATTTACTTGCAgcatattttctctgttctgtatTCTTGATTTCCTGTGTAACTAAAGTATCTGTGCTTACTCTGTATCTTctactgattttaattttcagatagGTTTATTATCATACCTTTACATTCATTGATGCCTACTGTTAACCAGACTCAGGTATGcttgtcttttattattatgcAATAACATAATATTTTGCAACTACCAACAATTTTAATTGAGTGTATGTTTGGTTTTGGCAAACATATAAATGGGCCATGGATAATTACAGGTGTTTAAGAAGACCCCGCCAGGAGTAAGGAAAATCGTGATTGCTACCAACATTGCAGAGACTAGGTAAATAGCTAGCTAtgcagaccaaaaaaaaaccataattttgagaaaattaaaaaataagcctgtttaactttttttcaaaatgcatttgaaatatttgtatcaTAGATTTATAACACTTTCAATTCTGATACATCTGTAGACTGAGCTGGAATTCTCCTTTGagagttgtttaaaaaaatcaaaacatggaTGATCTATAATGACTTGCAGTTGTTGTACATAATAAATGTGAGCTGCCTGTCCTCTACAGACTTTATAACTGCATATAGTGACTCTATAGTGCCAGACCTAGGAGAATAAAACAAGCTTGCTCTTGAACTGCTTAGTAACATTCTTCTTAATGAAATTCCAAGCGCAgaatttttttaacttttggcTTGCAGCTTGGGAGGGGGTAAAGAGAAGCTAAACCTTTCTAAGATTCTAGGCTAAGTTTGCAAAGATGAagagttgcatttttttttttcttcttcttttaaaacagcattacaATAGATGACGTGGTATTCGTTATAGATGGTGGAAAGATAAAGGAAACTCACTTTGATACCCAGAACAACATTAGCACAATGGCAGCTGAGTGGGTTAGTAAAGCTAATGCCAAGCAAAGGAAAGGTCGAGCAGGAAGGTAAGAATAATGGCGAGTTAGAAAACTTTTGTGATGTTAAGTTTCAGTCTGTCTTGGAGCTCATGTGTGCTGAAGGTAGTACTTTGTTAATCCCATGTTTGGAAGCAGATACTAGCACAACTCTCTTGTACTTAGGGAAAGAatggtttgttgttttcctaAGAAACTGACATAACTTGTGCTGCATTTCAGTCATGAGTGTCCTTCCTTATTATAGAAGAATAaatcctgcatttttttcaaatttgataATGTTTGCATTCACACCTCGCTTATGAGGCTATGATACATTAAAGTGAAAATTGccttcaaattaaattttaaataatttggtATATATCTAAGAAATATTCACTCCCCCGCAAAATACCTTGTGGAATTTCTTTTGTTCAGATGTACAGTTCTTCTCTGATCTCCTCATTGTTCCCTTTGAGTAGTTAATTGGagacttctgcattttctatgcctttgttttcctgttgatgGGTCtatatttctgaaagctgaaatgGCTATTGCAATTGAATACACTTCAATTCTAATTCCCTGAAGTGTTTTGGAAAGCTGCTTATAAATGAACACAGTCATAATGTCACAGTGTCGTAGAAAAagcatgcatttatttcttcaaatatgtTGTAGAGTTCAACCAGGTCACTGTTACCATCTATACAATGGGCTCCGTGCTAGCCTTCTAGATGATTATCAGCTACCTGAGATCTTGAGGACACCTTTGGAAGAACTTTGCTTGCAGATCAAGGTAAGCATATGCGTCTTCAAACATGTATACTAGTGACATTTCTGTTGGAATAAGAGCTTGAGAGATTAAATCAATGCAACTCTGAGGTTAGAGTTGTCTTCAAGTCTAAATTCTGTCACAGCAAAAGCACAATATATGCTATTAGTAAGTGCGGCGATTATTTGCAGAATGGTACCAAAACcgagaaaaatatattgtctggtataaataaaagctgaactCTAACACAAATGTGAACacgtttttttcctccaaaaatgtTAGATCAGAGTTGCTTCTGTGAGAATGCCAGGGAGCTGAGAGAGAAGGCTTCTTAAAACTACCGTTTGGTAAAATTCTTCTAAAACTGACATGagtgacatttcttttttggaaGTTTGCATGGAATTCCTATGCATGCATAAGGAATACCACATGCAACATACTGAAGAATAGATGTTTAAAATTTCATCACTAATATGTCTTTATTTTGTCCTTACTTCTTAATTATTGAAATCCTAATTCAAGCTGTGAGCTATTCACACCTTTTGTAGCTAGTGTGATCACTGCTTATTGATTTTTAGGTGGGTAGCCgtctttattctttttgttttttttttctttcagattctAAAGCTTGGAGGAATTGCTTATTTTCTGAGCAAACTAATGGATCCGCCATCTCGTGATGCTGTAATGTTGGCCATAAATCATCTGATGGAGCTGGTAAAGTATTATTTAACATACAGTTTCATGCAAGGAAAAGTTTGTTTACAGCCATGTTATTACTGCATTGTTTGTTATCAAAGACCATTCTGATTGTACAGGTCTAGACATTTGAATCCCTTATTATGCAGACTCTGTATCTCTAGGCTATGCAGCGTCCTGTATCTTGACTGAACAGAGGAAATAAACTTCAAATATTGAAGTTTACTTTGTATTTGAATATTGAATATTTATATTGTATGTTGAAGTGGTATTTCTGTCCCAGTTGGAttagtgaagaatttatttctggGGGTAAGTAAGGCAGATAGGAACAAGGTCTCTCATATGTCAGTGCCCCTTTGGATGTTGGGGCAGGAGAGATCAATGAGCTGTTCGTACTACTGACTTTTTGCCTGGTATTAATTATACAAACCAGTTGTAGCAATAAATTGCAATGTCTAATTTAGATGAAAGGCACTATGCAGACTGATTGTCATAATTCTATTAATGTTTAGATGACATTCAGTGATACATCTGTTGTTCTGTGACAAGGCTGTATAGTAGCAAAGAGAAGAGTAAATGAAACAAGAAGTGATACTGAAGGGATAGGAAATACACAAGTCCAAACGTAAGCTTGATCAGGAGAAGACACTGAAGTGTTAATTAGTCTTCATACTTCGGTCCAGAAAGACACTGAGCCCAGTAAACCACTTGAAACACAATTAAAGATGGTTGCTCTTTATTGTATCTGTtgaatgtttctgtttgtaATTTGCACGATCACTTTCCTGTCTGACCGTACTACAGTTAGCTGCATCCTCCACACTGCAGTTAtgactttgtgttttgttggttttttttatgACAGAATGCTTTGGACAGACAAGAAGAGCTGACTCCACTAGGTGTACATTTAGCACGATTACCAGTTGAACCACATATCGGAAAAATGATTCTCTTTGGAGCTTTATTCTGTTGCTTGGATCCAGTCCTTACGATTGCAGCAAGCCTCAGCTTCAAAGACCCTTTTGTCATTCCTTTGGTAAAGTTTCTAAGAAGAGCATTACAGATAAGATTTTAAGATCCTCATAAGAATATTAGGATGCTACTGAGATGttgtagtttaaaataattttaatcctACTTTCAGGTTAATTACATGTTTATAAGTACTGTTTGCCTTACAATAATTAATAGCATGTGTTTTGCTTACAGAATATTGGAAGTAGCATCACTTTTTATGTATGTTCCATACAAAGTATTGCTGTATGTATGTACCCTAGTTAGGGAAGGTGAGCTAGAAGGAAGAATGGTCTGTCAGTCAGGAATATTTTATAAGTTCTAATTGTTCATAGGGCAAGGAGAAAGTAGCAGAtgcaagaagaaaggaattgTCAAAGAATACAAAAAGTGATCATCTGACAGTGGTAAATGCTTTCACGGTAAGCATGTTTTAACgttctttccttcagaaattttGGTTTAGGTGTTATGCTTTaatctaaagaaaaatctgatcAGTGTATGCTCTGAAGTATTTCTTGGtttctacagaaacaaaacaaaattaattttcaccCTTCTATTGTTAAGGAGTCTTGTCCAGGCTCAGTAACCTAATTTCTTGTGGATATGCTGGTGGAAATGTAAATTCATGGTAACATTACTTTCTAAACATGTATTTGATGAAGAATGAACACAGTAGAACTTCTTGGTGGCAGTTGTGCTATAAAAATCCCCGAGTCATTAGCTCTTGACCTTCCGGCACCTGCAAGAGGCTGGAGTGGGCTTCAAAAGCATTGGAGACTTAGAAAAGACTTAGAGACTTAGCTGTGTAGCACAAGACTGTTAGTAGCAACAAATGAAGTTCTGACAAACTTGGCTAGATTTTGCTCCTCACCATGGGAAAACTAAGTTTTCAATtcaaaaatgttgtgtttttctgctctgtgccatATGTGTATAGGTGTGTGGAGATACATACACATATGTACATAACATAATACAAAGAGATGAAAgggtttgctttctctcttaAGGAGATAAATGTAACTTTGTAATGACCTACGTTTTTTTTGGTCTGTCCTTatatagttaatatttttagtatGTGTTCACTTAAATGCCTTTGAACTATGGTATGAATTTCTAGGGCTGGGAAGAGACTCGGCGCCGTGGATTCAGAACTGAGAAAGACTACTGCTGGGAATATTTCCTGTCTTCAAATACACTCCAGGTAACATCCTGATGGTCTGAAAATGGAGGAATACATCTcttggggaaggggaggagccTTTTGGCACAGCATAATTCTGggacaatttttatttcctatagATGCTTCATAACATGAAAGGACAATTTGCTGAGCATCTCCTTGCAGCTGGATTTGTGAATAGCAGAGACCCCAAGGATCCCAAATCTAATACCAACTCGGGTAAAcaatagaagaaaacagaaagcttttgagTCAAATTCTCAATTTGCAGAACTGCATTACTTACTTTGCTGTCTTTTACAGATAATGAGAAGTTGCTCAAAGCAGTCATCTGTGCTGGTTTATATCCAAAAGTTGCAAAGATTCGGCCAAGCTttagcaaaaagagaaaaatgtaaggATTTGGTACAATGCTGGTTTGTGtttcaagtattttctaaattagGTAGCTTGGCTAACTTCCTAACTTCCTGGGTATGTAACATAGAAGCACCAAGCTAGGAGTGGTCACTGTGCctagaattaaaaagaagaacaaacaaaacaagtgattaTTTCTGTGGTAGGTGTAAGAATAGGTAGTCAAAATTCTACATCAGATCTCTTAATTTAGATCCATCTGCAGCTGGCACTACCAGTCAGTTGATTCTCCATTTTGAACCAAGTCCACTGTGCTTCAGTCACCTCAAGGATGCATGTAAGAGTAAGCTTGCAAATGTGGTGGGAGATTCCATGTCACTGCATCTTAGCCGCATGGTGGAGCCAGGTATAAGTCAGCTGCCAGGAAGGTTCAGTGCCTCGTGTCTTTTCCACTTGAGAGAACAACAGGGTTTATTAAGGAGGTGAATTTAAACTTAAGCACAGAGGTAGGCGTATCTGAAAATTAATACTGTAGATTCAGTTGCAATCttttgaggaaagaaatagaagttCCTTCAAATGTCCTCGTTTAGGAGTTCAGAACACTGGTGGAGAATTGGAGGGTTTTTAACTTGGGatgtggttttgctgttttcagtatCTTATTTCCATGgtaaaactactttttttttttttttcagggtgaaAGTTTGCACTAAGACAGATGGAACAGTTAATATTCATCCTAAATCTGTTAATGTGGAAGAGACAGAGTTCCATTACAACTGGCTTGTGTACCATTTGAAGATGAGAACTAGCAGTGTATGTTGTGgtttatatttgttatttatttttgtagctctTTAATGTGTTCGATCAAGGGATGTGAATAGTGTCTCTTACATGGCCCAGAAGGTATGCGCCAGCTTTGTTTGAAGCCTTCATGTTTTGGGTCACTTCTTGCACATGCAGTCAGGTTCTGTTCTGTGGGATCTTGGTGGTATTGTTCCACAAATGGCTGGTATATTAACTTCTGATAGATtcttgcttctgcttcttttttttttttcttattttttttaaggaaaaaaagtttgcaagctttctttttattagttGGAGTTCAGTGCTTTCTGTGAAGGACTGTATTTGGAACCATTTTTGCTCCcatttaatgtgattttatgTAACTGTTCCAACTGAGTTGCTTCAGATTTGTTTTGCAAATCTATGAATGACTGAAAAATGATCTGGAATTCTGTCTTGTGTTTCCTTAAGGGTTAGTGATGCTTTCAAGGATGACTggacaattttgttttcttgcagatttACTTATATGATTGTACAGAAGTCTCTCCGTACTGCCTCTTGTTCTTTGGAGGGGATATATCCATTCAGAAGGATAAAGATCAGGATACCATTGCTGTGGATGAATGGATTGTTTTCCAGTCTCCAGCTAGAATAGCACAGTTAGTTAAggtaattatatttaataatatatacagAAATCTTAGTTTAACAGTAACTCTTcctagagtttttttttttatatttgatgTTGCTGCTGAACTATTGATGTATTGCTATAGGGAggtaacaaaatgtttttaatgtattccCAGTAAGCATGTGAAGTATACACAGTAAATGAAAGGTATCTAACTGAAGGTTTGTGTatgaatgcaaattaaaaagttgtagtaaaaataacattctgaCCAGCTTGTTGTATCACATGATAAACTGGGCAGAAGTAAACACTGATGAACTCCCTTCTGTTTGCCCTTAGGAGCTGGCACTTGgaagttttatttatgtatttgagTTTCCAGTGTAATAGCTGGGCTGATGAGAATGaggcttgttttccttttgcagtgtTGGAAGGAAGGTACTCTTAAAGCTTCTGCTGAAAATTTCATGGGGATGTTGAAAAATAGTGGAGGCTTCAGGGAAGAGTCATAAGGTGGATTTAAAGGGCTTCTAAACATCTTACAGTAAGAGATTTGAAGAGCACAATTTCTGTAGTTACTGTAGCAAAAGCTGTAGGATGACCTGATCAGTCCATAAATAACCACGTGAATATGGAACATGAGGATGGGGCTTTTCAGCTGGCAATAATACTTTCCAGTGAAAAGAGGAGCTGAATAGAGCTTTGTTTATTAGATCCTAGAAATTGCATCTgactttctctttcttaatccaaatatttttagtCTCCTTAAAGAGTCAGCTAATGGATGAACAGGCCATCACATCCAGAGATCAGGTCATAAAAGGCAAAGCTggtttctgaaaagcagcttttgatCCTGAAGGTAGCAGTGTTGAAATAAATTGATGTAAGAACAGCAGGCCTAAAGATTAGGAGAACAGAGAACGTGAGGGGTTTGAACTTACTGTGGTAACATTGTGTGGCTTTCTACTTGCCTGTCTCTTCTCATTCCAACAAACTTTTTGTCTGCAGAATTTAAGACAAGAGCTCGATGATctactacaggaaaaaatagaaaacccACACCCCGTGGACTGGAACGACACTAAATCCAGGGATACAGCAGTACTGACCGCTATTATAGACTTAATCACAACGCAGGAGAATGAAAGTGCCAGAAACTATGCTCCACGGTTTCAGAACGAGCGCTATAGTTGACACACTTTCATCTGTGTTGGTAAAGCCGATATACTCACttactttgtttcattttttttatagcaTTTATTTAGCTAGAGGGAAAA
The DNA window shown above is from Aythya fuligula isolate bAytFul2 chromosome 9, bAytFul2.pri, whole genome shotgun sequence and carries:
- the DHX36 gene encoding ATP-dependent DNA/RNA helicase DHX36 encodes the protein MSSEQRRGWARGGDGGPAASSSAGGHGGRGGGGGGGRGRHPSHLKGREIGLWYARKQGQRSKETDRQQRAVVRMDERREEQIAQLLTAVQSRSEKEPDAMSWWSGDEDGNTPEQPAKVKPEVEKAPIKQRPVLEKTFLDRDVEYLFEKNQQDTDLDEQLKEDLRKKKSDPRYIEMQRFREKLPSYGMRQELVNLINNNRVTVISGETGCGKTTQVTQFILDDYIERGKGSTCRIVCTQPRRISAISVAERVAAERAEACGNGKSTGYQIRLQSRLPRKQGSILYCTTGIVLQWLQSDKHLSSISHVVLDEIHERNLQSDVLMSIIKDLLNVRLDLKVILMSATLNAEKFSEYFDNCPMIHIPGFTFPVVEYLLEDVIEKLRYMPENTDRRPRWKKGFMQGHISRPEKEEKEEIYRERWPEYLRQLRGRYSASTIDALEMMDDDKVDLDLIAALIRHIVLEEEDGAILVFLPGWDNISTLHDLLMSQVMFKSDRFIIIPLHSLMPTVNQTQVFKKTPPGVRKIVIATNIAETSITIDDVVFVIDGGKIKETHFDTQNNISTMAAEWVSKANAKQRKGRAGRVQPGHCYHLYNGLRASLLDDYQLPEILRTPLEELCLQIKILKLGGIAYFLSKLMDPPSRDAVMLAINHLMELNALDRQEELTPLGVHLARLPVEPHIGKMILFGALFCCLDPVLTIAASLSFKDPFVIPLGKEKVADARRKELSKNTKSDHLTVVNAFTGWEETRRRGFRTEKDYCWEYFLSSNTLQMLHNMKGQFAEHLLAAGFVNSRDPKDPKSNTNSDNEKLLKAVICAGLYPKVAKIRPSFSKKRKMVKVCTKTDGTVNIHPKSVNVEETEFHYNWLVYHLKMRTSSIYLYDCTEVSPYCLLFFGGDISIQKDKDQDTIAVDEWIVFQSPARIAQLVKNLRQELDDLLQEKIENPHPVDWNDTKSRDTAVLTAIIDLITTQENESARNYAPRFQNERYS